In Prunus dulcis chromosome 1, ALMONDv2, whole genome shotgun sequence, the following are encoded in one genomic region:
- the LOC117616095 gene encoding 50S ribosomal protein HLP, mitochondrial-like, which produces MAAGLASKCSRVGRSLLGGLGNNSSGLLSTSHEMTCSTFLSQQQRTFIQMRTILKVVDNSGAKKVMCIQALKANKKGARLGDTIVASVKEAHPNGKVKKGQVVYGVVVRAAMQRGRCDGSEVKFDDNAVVLVDKQGRQPIGTRVFGPVPHELRKKKHVKILSLAEQIA; this is translated from the exons ATGGCTGCAGGTTTAGCTTCAAAGTGTTCACGCG TGGGTCGCTCATTGTTGGGGGGCCTTGGCAACAATTCGTCTGGCTTATTGAGCACATCACATGAGATGACATGCAGCACTTTCTTGTCTCAG CAGCAAAGGACCTTCATACAGATGAGGACTATTCTCAAAGTGGTGGACAACTCAGGGGCGAAAAAGGTGATGTGCATACAAGCTTTGAAGGCAAACAAGAAAGGGGCAAGATTGGGAGACACAATTGTTGCATCAGTAAAGGAGGCACATCCCAATGGGAAAGTGAAGAAAGGACAGGTTGTGTATGGCGTGGTTGTTCGTGCTGCCATGCAACGAGGTCGTTGTGATGGGAGTGAGGTCAAGTTTGATGACAATGCTGTGGTGCTTGTTGACAAGCAAGGGCGGCAGCCGATTGGAACTAGAGTATTTGGACCCGTCCCGCATGagttgaggaagaagaagcatgTCAAGATTCTTAGTTTGGCGGAGCAGATTGCCTGA
- the LOC117615316 gene encoding non-specific lipid-transfer protein-like protein At5g64080, with amino-acid sequence MGAMRVWSVLVVMAVAMATFGECGSSHHAAPAPAVDCSSLILNMADCLSFVSNGSTDTKPAGTCCSGLKTVLKADAACLCEAFKSSAQLGVVLNITKAASLPAACKVSAPSATNCGLSITPVAAPGLSPGSPPTSSVAATPESSVGGSEQAPASPPGASGSLMLASSVGSLLVGLVVASFPCF; translated from the exons atgggaGCAATGAGGGTTTGGAGTGTGCTTGTGGTGATGGCGGTGGCCATGGCGACGTTTGGGGAGTGTGGGTCGTCGCACCATGCGGCTCCGGCGCCGGCGGTGGACTGCTCGAGCCTGATATTGAACATGGCGGACTGCTTGTCCTTTGTGTCTAATGGGAGCACCGATACAAAGCCCGCAGGGACTTGCTGCAGCGGCCTCAAGACCGTCCTGAAAGCTGACGCTGCCTGCCTCTGCGAGGCCTTCAAGAGCAGCGCTCAACTCGGCGTCGTTTTGAACATCACTAAGGCCGCCTCCCTCCCCGCTGCCTGCAAAGTCTCTGCTCCTTCTGCCACCAACTGTGGAT TATCTATCACTCCTGTAGCTGCTCCTG GTCTCTCGCCGGGATCTCCTCCAACATCATCTGTTGCTGCTACACCTGAATCGTCTGTTGGAGGGAGCGAGCAAGCACCTGCTTCTCCTCCAGGGGCCTCGGGTTCTCTTATGCTTGCCAGTTCAGTTGGATCCCTGCTTGTTGGTCTTGTAGTTGCATCATTCCCTTGTTTCTGA